The window CCAATTAGGAAACTTGCACAACatattcagggtttttttttttttattggtcaaCCTGCTGTGGTTGCATCTATTTCGCCCTCTGGTGGCCAATCAGAAAGCAAGCACACAATCTGTGGTGAGCTATATTCATTTTCTATTCAAAAAGCTGGCAACAATTTGTTAAGATTAAAGTTAAAACACAGCAATATatacactgacaaaaaaaaagttatctcTGCAGCACAGTTAggcattaaaacattaaagatgttgacaggaaggcaaaatatttaatttcaagTGGGTGAGCCTAGCTGTGTAGCCATGGTAACAACACAAAACTGTCTGCGGATATCAGAGGAAATAGTTCATGTGTTTCAAACCTCATTTAAACTGCATTCAGTTTAACATTACCATAATGTGTACTCCAAGGACAATCTGCAGAGGCCTGTTGCAAAAGACAATCAGGCTTTATTCCTGTGGATCAAAAGCCATTCTCCTCACCACTAACAAAACAAGCAATGCATATACAAATATGAACAAAGAGTAGAAAACAAtgagccatttaaaaaaaaaaaaagggtcatttaaaaatatataaaatctgtAAGTTGAGAGGAATATCAAACAGTCATCTTCCAGCTTCTAATCCAAAGTCACGTTGACAGAAGCTAAAGCGTCCACAGCCCAGCTGGGGTACTGGTCACCAGAGGGAAACAGTCGCTTCATGAATGTCCGTATGAACTCGGGGAAGCGACCTTCTACAATGCTCTCTCTCACAGAACGCATCAGCGTGAGCTGCAAAGACAAACGATTGATGAACTGAGGAAAAATAATATGATTACTATTGATCACCAGTGGGAAATCATCTTCTGCTGTGCCCAAGGTCAGCTACAGGTCAGCGTCCTCTGAGCATAGCAAAGTAATATATTAATGTTTCACAGCAATCCATTAAAAAGTTAATGAGGCCTTAAACTCTGGATCAAACCGAGTGACCGTCCAGTGGTTAACCATCACTCCTGGACACTCCAGAGCCGCCACGCAAGtggcttaaaaagaaaaaaaaaaacgaatctGCAAACACATAGGTTGCATAATCAGACAGTATTGCTTATGAATTCTTAACATCATCATTACATAATGGAGACACATCTGTCACAAGATGAGGCTTTTTGTGGTTTTGATAATGtcaaagcaacaaaacaagTTGTGCCACGGGCATACAGAGCACACTGAAGCATTTAATAGCCATCACTGAGGGGAGGGTATTGTCAAGTCAAATAGATTTGAaaagataaacatttttttcccctcatatttctgtcagagTAACTACACTATGAAATATCCTGCGAAAGATATTATGTTGCAGCTCGGGTTTATTGAGTGAGGATGGCAGCTACAGGGGACTAATGAACTGCTTGATCATATTCATTACAGGCAgaaagtgatgtttttttttaatacatcagCTCCTTTGAAGCACGTAagaaaactgtcaaaatgaAGAAACCTGTATTTTGTCAATCATAAAAGAGTTTTCTCAGACTGACCTGGTAGGCAATGTTGTGGATGGTGATGTGATGCATGGCTGCAGTGTCACTCTTAAACAGAGCATGCAGGTAAGCCCGACTATGTCTGAAAGAAGAAACACGCATATTATTTACAAAGTGCAGCAGTGATGTTGAGCTTCTTCCTCTCACAGAACATTCGGCTCTTGTTGTCAGGATGTTTTTTTGCCTAGTGATGCCAAAGTACTTATTTTAGGTAGTCTTCGGGGATATCTTATTATCGAGATTTAATttcctgaaaataaataaatataaattgaaAACAGATAGGCAGTCCGTGGGCCAGTTCTTAACTTTAAAGCTTCAGTTTctgtcacaacaaagaaaatgctCTGACAAACTGACTTACTTCTTGCAGGTGGGACACTGGCAGTCTGGATCTATGGGCTGGAAGTCTTTGGCATACTGCTTATGTTTCACCTGAAGAGATCCCCAGGGCACCAAGGCAGAGCCAAACCTCTGAGAGAAAAGAACCATGACTGTCAGGGTGAAATACAGCTGAAATCAGTTGTTGATATGGATCTGAGTGTGATTTCTCAGGAGGGGAAGAAAGCTTACCGCCGTGCGGGTTGGGAAGACGCAGTCAAACATATCACATCCCAGGGCAACACACACCACCAAATCCACAGCATACCTGCAACATGGTGAGGACCACATGAATTCTTACATTGGTTAACTACACCACAGCCAGTAAACAGCCCAGTCCTCCTGATGGATTTTAATATAAACAGGTAAACACACCCTACACCCATGAGGTAACGGGGCTTTTCCGAAGGCAGATGGTCAGTGCTCAGTGTCACCATCCGCCAGAAGTcatccttctcctctcctccactCAGACCACCGATGGCAAAACCAGGAACATCACGCTTAGTCATTTCTAAAGGTAGAAGAAACAATATTTTAAGTGTGACTTTTGATCCCTTTAGTGTCTTAGACCAGCGAATTCTGCCATCCTCGCCAAAATGCAGTTTGGATTAGAACCTCATTAGAGCCTGATGCTTGATTCATACATGCTTCCTCAATAGACTTCATCATGTAAACATTCTTTTCCACTTACTGAAATAACTGGATTTCAATTCCAAGGCTCTTTAAATATGATCTAATTATCAGGCAGCAAGAGAGGAAAAGGACTGTCACAGAGCAGGATTAGTTACTAGCGCCCAACTGATACAGAACTGACCGATAATTTTGACCAATATTGGCATATTACAGATCTAATGGTAATCAGCATATAGTCATTCAATGTAAAATCAGGAAGTACCTCCCTCCTGAGCTGCTCAGAATAACcagatttttctttgtaaaataaCTTGGCGTGTTTCATGAAGTCAatcaaaatttatatatatatatatatatatatatatataaattattttgaCAAAGAAGAAATCATGAACAGAAGATTAGTCTGGTATAAAAATGTAGATTAAATGAAGCCCTTTCACGTGATTGTAACTTATTTGACCAGACACCTATCCTATGTGTCGATATAACCCTGGACTGTTTAAGTTTTCTCCACAGTctcaattattaaaaaaaaaaacaaaaaggctttctcttttctctttctcacagaTATTAAATTGGTGGAGACTTGCTGCTGAAACTCTTATACTTCTCTGACACTGACGCACAAAGCTAGttataggaaaaaaaacatgctgaagaaaaaaatcaatttgaTTTTGGTTTTAAATTGTGTATGGAGCCTTAAGTGCTTGTTTAAGAATGTGTGCATCTTCTGTATGTAGATCAATCTGATCACAAGGAGGGGACCTTACAGGAGTCagcagccaaatttaaatcagccttatatataaaatcaatatGCATTTATAAAGAATATCAgccaatatattttttatcattataGGCATCTCATCAGCGGCGGCAGCAGCATCTGTTGTTTGTTACCATCTAGACAAGCCTTGCGCAGCTCTCCGTTCAGTCCTCCCTGGATGATGGCAAAGAGGTTTTGTTTGTCTGGATTTTATTGGCTGCTATGCAGCGGTCCAGCCAGCGAACGGATCTGTGCATGGCCTCTTCTACCCGTGGTCCTGTCACAGTACTGCTGACCACATCATCCAGCTGCAATCATGATGTCTGACCCTGGAAGAGCACAAAGAAACATGGAGGTGCTGTCCATCAGGCACAGAAACAAAGTATGTGCTGAATCAGTTATTTCACTCCTTGCTGACCCAAACTGTTCTGTATGCTGACAGACTTCTCAGGACTTAATAAGATTTCTTTGCCATCGTAGGGGGACTTGAACTTGACTCCTTCCTCAGTAACTTCAGAGAGCTCAACGAGAGCCACCATCTGAAACCCTCCACTGTCCTGTgagcagagcaaaaaaaaacttttttttttaagacaaagATTATCATCCACCTGTTGTACTTTTGTGGATATAAAACTGAATGGATTAATCTCATTTCTCATTTGTGTTTGACTCGGGAATGTAAAGCTATACTCACAGTTAAAAGATTTCTCTTCCAGTTCATGAACCCATGTAAACCATTGGCTTTCTCGATCAAATCGGGACCCTTTAGGCAGCATAAAAGACATTTACACAAGGAAATTGTCATGAAATCGTCAACAAATGGTTCGAGTCCAgtaaaaatgcaagaaaaaattaaattccTGTTATAGCAAACTTGCATACCGGCCTCATTCCAAGGTGGTATGTGTTTCCCAAGGCAAATCTGACATCCCAGACCTTCCAGCTGATCCACAGTGATCCCCTTCAGGGTCCCCTGAGTACCGACAGGCATGAAAACCGGGGTGCTGACGGTGCAGTGCGGCAGTATTAGATCACAGGCTCTCGCTTTAGTCACTGAGCATTCAGCAACAATCCgcaaagagagaggagaagcCACAGACAAAGCTTTCTTTAGAGACATGCTGTTCTCTGAAACATCAGTATCAGCGCCACACTCTATGGTCGCAGCCATGTTTCGCTTGACCACGTGACGTGACGGGAGCTTTAAGTGACAATCACGTTGaccaattaaaattaattatcgATTTCGAGCTAGGAACAGGCCTTCTAGACATCCAATCAAAGTGAATTTTGGTGAAGCTGCAGCAAAATTAGCCAATAAACGGCCTTTATTTGTAAAAGGGGCGGGTCAATACTCACCGGTACCGATCGGATGTCGTCTTCTGTGACCGGATGGTGTTTGGGTAGAGGAAGTTTTGCTTGCGAGTTTTCCGTCCGTTTCGGCTGTCTGAGTATTTAGTTGATGCGCTTTTATTAGAAGAAATGATATTAATGTGAACTGCATTACTGTGAAGCTCGCAAGTATTCAAAAAGTGAATTAACCCCCGAGTAGAAGCGGCGGGATTTAGCACTTCACAGTAACCCGAGAGCACCTTGCTGCTAAGCTAACGTTACCGAGCTCGTTAGCTAGCATTAGCCTCTGGTCTGTGTTGAATTGAAGGGGCTCTCCAAGCTCACGAAGCCATGGGGAACCGGGGCATGGAAGACCTGATTCCCCTCATCAACAAGCTTCAAGACGCATTTAGCTCCATTGGCCAGAGTTGCAATTTAGACCTTCCTCAGATCGCTGTGGTCGGTGGGCAGAGCGCTGGAAAAAGCTCGGTCTTGGAGAATTTCGTCGGCAGGTAAGTGATAATGGTTAAATGAGTTAGTTAAACGTTACACCTTCACCCAGGCTGTGCTTGAGCTTACATTGTCAAACAATGTAGGGCATTTTTGGGAAATGCCACATAAAGCTAAGCTAACGTCACTTTCCCAGTACGTAATGTCAATATTGATTTACGCACTTATCGTAAATCTAGGTTAGGCTGTAGGTTCAACAGCTTGACTTACGCACAGTTTCTGTTTACCCGTGTAGTGTAAAATTTTCGTGACGAGCTTACAAAGAAACTTTCttagggtttttatttttatttatttttaactttggtGTACCCCCAAATGTTGTCTTGCATTTGCCAttaaatgcctttttttaattgtacattAAAGGTTTGTTAAACCTTAGTGCAATGATCTTTAGAATCCATCTTATCCTCTTTGGTTATCATATGTATAACTTCAGGCCACACCCAGAGTCCTACCTGAATTAACGTTCACCAACGAGCTTATACACTGGAGGGACAATTGCTTGTTTTACAGGGAAGGAAGgcttactttatttttatttaagagATGAAAGGGCAAATGAGTAACTGGCAAGGTGTATGGGGTAAATCAGCACATTTTTGCAGCTTATTCTTGCATAATGACATCATACATTGACCTCAAGACTGTACAGTGCTGACATTTCCTCCATATGTCTCTGTTGCAGACACAACTTCCCTTACcaccttcctcttttttttctgtttttggccAGAGTTTAGAAACAGACTtgacatctcttttttttttttttttttttttttttttttttttttgagatgcaATTCTTTTTAATCTGCGGTCCTCCAGACTGGCTCTATCATCCTCAGCAGGCTGGTCCTCTTGTCtcttgcagcagcagagagttAGATCACCCTGCAGATAAAGAACATAACAAGTTCACTCTGTAGTAGCTTGTTTAGCAGGATTCCATGCCCTTTGAGAGACAATCTGTGTTTAACCCAACCCACACACGAGGGCTGGTCGGCAGAATGGAGAAGGCACATTGTCTGCAGGCAAGAACATGCATGTAGATTAGACTTCCACTCAGTACACAGTAATTCAGATGAGTGGGACTTTGTGCTGTGAGAGCACTTGACACAAATCGGCTGCAGTTAACTCAAAGACATTTTGTGGTCACCTTGATTTTGCTGCCGTGTCGGTCTTTCGCTTTGTGCATGTTTATAGGGCAAACATACATCTGCATGTTGAAAAGTTATTCTAGCAGTCTATGGAGGCGTCATTCTTATCTAACTTTCGTAAAGtgtttatgtttgcatgttgaTGCTGTGCAGGCGAATTCGATGAGGGCTGGCAAGGTGGAGCAGCCTTGAAGGAAATCTCTTCCCTCCATCtggcatttttatatataacagCAGTTTCTTGATGATATCCATTTAGCGCTATTGGCAAGATTAGTGCCGGTGTGAGCTGCGCACCACAACTTGCTATGCTATGAATGGCCAGCACTTGGTTGTTTTGGTACCTCTGAGGCATGGTTACTGGACAACAAATGGAGGAACATGCTAATTGTTTTTACTTCACTTAAAACCCTTGCCAAACCTGTATGTTGACATGGCTGTATACCAGTGTCATGAGATTCAGGCAGACCAGTGGTCCCACCCCCCAGTGCTGGTCATTTAGCACAGTACAACAAGTTGACAGTTCTGTTGGATGTCAGGCTACATGCACTTTGGGAGGTGCTGTACATCTTGTTGTACAGCACCTCTCCTGTacaaatttgttgttgtttgaatCTGTCAGTATTCAAAACAGATGAAAATTATGTGTTTCAAGAACTTCATTTGCAATTGTCTGTGCTGaaaacaaagtttgtttttgttttgtttttcttccttcccCTCACCATGAGcgctgagctgctgtcacacTCAGTAATGGCTGCTCTATAATTTCACCAGTGACTGAGATCTGCATATCTGtgtaaaaggtttgcttcatcCCAGTGTCCTCTGGGATGAAAATaatccccctttttttcctttgccgTACCAGCAACAATAGAAACAGTGTCACTTATTGCTGGGAACACAACTCAGACAATAGAGTTTATAATTCTGCCACAGACAGTAAAAGctcttccctttctctctctcccatcTGAATTTCATGCTGATGTCATGAGCAGATATGGGTGCCACTTCACTATTAATCTGGCAAATGTTTGACCATCACAGTAATTATGTTGGATGTTACTCAGTTTCTGGTTTCGGGCCCTGTTTCCAATAACtttattgtggaaaaaaaacagtgtgtttTGCATGGTTGGGCCATATttttgtgaggcacaagttagGTTAATAAATTACTTTGTTTCAGTCTGTTGGTACATGTTTAAACCTACTATATTACACACCCAGGTGTCTAAAGAGGGACCTCAGGTTTTATTGATAcactaaataaatatttgtgatGGGCTGTATTCCTTTGAGTTGAATTACTGCTCCTTATTAGTAATATGTGAAtagaataagaagaaaaaagtaatttgGAAAGGTAAGAACTCTGCTGAATAATAGTACATTATaattctctttctgttttatatTACTAAAATGTCTATAGAACAGTGCAAGCAGTTTCAGTTCAGATATGCTGATCACACCCTTGTCTCTGTTTTGGTTGTGGTGTGTTGCAATTTTATTGTGTTAGTTGGGAGTAAAGACAGCATATCTTGCGCTGCAAGCTGGCTTGGGTGGAGGTTATTATCAGATCTGTGACATCTAGACTGCAAAACCAAGTGTTTGATCACTTAagtttaaaggggacctattatgcacACTGGAATGAAGTGGCTTTGTTGTTATCTTCTTTTGTGCAGCTCCTCAATTCAGCCatctctgaaacaagctgttttatctTTACCTTCAAGGAGTTCCTTCCTTTGAAATGACTTTCTGACTAGCTGCCCTTCACGAACAGGTGACCAAATTAAGGATGTCTTGTCTTTATGACAACATAAAGATCCAGGAGTAGGTGTAACTGTCtgaatttgagtttttttttttttttttagagctctCTGAAACCTAAACCTTTCCCTCTGTGTGATAAGGCATTTTAACCATTGCCCTACTCTAATTTCATGCCACATTTACCAAAATACGACCATGCTGACATAAACCTATTCATTGAATGCTGATTTTAAGCTTTGCTGTCCTCTCTGTAAGTACCCCGGCATGATGGCAGGAATATACGGAAGAATTTTAGCAGAAGTGTGGATGCTTTTGTGTCtgtaaagaagaagcacacacAGTTGAATGGCAGAGATTGAAGGGATTTTCCGCTAAGCAGTTGGATTTTCATAGTGCTTCAGGAGACTTTGCTGCCTAGCAATGGCTCCTCGCGTTCTCATTGACAAACTGCGGAGTGGGAATCAGTGTTGCCATAATTATATTTCTTTGCCACTCTAGAGACCTGCTGAATAAGTCCCACcaaaccacaaacacattttttgtgtACTACGTCCTCCTGGGAGAACCTGCTGTGACCTCAGAATTTCACACACTGGTTTGCATGTTTGAAAAATGAGACCTTCCAGCCCTTTATAGGCAGGAGAAGGAGGACCAGCTGTGAGCTGTGGCTCCACAGAGTTGCTCTGTCTGTTTGTAAGAGGCAGAGGCTAtaggggcaggcaggcagggggAGGGGAGTTGGCGCTCTCGTTCTCTCCCTGCCCTACTCTCTTGATTTTTGCTTCTCTTGTGTTCAAGGGAGGGAGGGCGGCACATAGACTGATGCTCTTTGCTTGGCAATGCATAATGCATCAAATGATACACAATCTGCTCAGCCTCTTCTATCATTTACAGCGCATCAATAATGGAACCCTGGCCTCTTGCTTCTTTTCAATATGCCACCACAGTTTATCCATTCTGTCTGCGCAGACTGACTGGTTCAATTCTGTCCTTGCTTTATGTCTCCTCAAAAGAGCACTTTGATTGAACCAGACATTGTGGGCATTTCACTTGACCACTTGTGAAGACAGTGAGATGGTGTTTCACTACAGAGAAGCCAGTGAGAGTAACTTGTAACTGGCGAGTATCCTGTACCATCAGTGTCTTTGCTTGCTGTGATAACTAGACAGCATCCTCCCATCATTTTCCACATCCAACCTAATCTAGTCACACCTGACAAAGtggttttctttatttctctccttctctttctacatttaaaaaaataaaaataaaaaattggatCCACTGCTTTCTGTACTTTACATGATGTGAACAAATGCCTGTATTATGTGCCTCACAGTGCACCAGTGCTGAACCACTGACCTGTGGATTTTTGCTGACCTTTGGTCAAATGGTGAGAAGTTTCTGGATGTTCCCCACTGTTTGACTACAGTCTAGGAATAGCAAGCAGTGTTTAGTATGGAAGCTCCCCTCTTTTAACTTGTCCAGTAGGTGACACATTGCTTTCAGTGTGAAGTCAGCAGGCAGGCTGAGCAGCACCGCAGTCCCCTTAGGGCCATTTTAGACCCGTTATGCGGTGCGCCGTATGACAAAGTTGACGTCATGTCGCTAGTTGTTTCTGCTGCTAGGGCACCTTTCGATTTTTGTAACCTGGCACGTTGTACTACTGCTGCCACTGCTGGGTTGAAGACATGAGTGGCGGTATTGTCTGAGTGGCAACACCTATTGTTAAGGAGAATACTGCAACGGCTACCTGTGTATTAATGGCGAGCATAAatggctgtggctgtgtgatgaCATTAATAATGTCATTACATGATAGGTCTAAAGACCTCCACAAACACTACTTGAGGAGGGCTGCAGGTCTGATAGTAAAGAGAAAAAGGAGGATGTGGGTTAGTTACATGCTCAGCACTTTGAGCAATATTCCTGGGCTGGGAGTGTTGATTACCACCAGATGTATTATGTTTGTAGAACAGCCGACTTGACATTCAGAATTTATACGGGACTGCTGAAAACTGGGTGGAGGCGTTTATCTGAAGGCTGACGAAGCAGCGTTGTCCATGTGGTTTAAAAATTCCACAGGTGCTCTGTCACTTTAAGAGGAACAAACAAGCACACTGTGAGAAACTTCTCATTGTTTCCTGAAAGCTTTGTCTCGGTTGTGCAATGTTGCACCAGTTGTTTGTTTACTGTCATCTAAAGCTTATGCACTGCATTACATTTTGCAGTTAGCATGATGCGAGCATGTAGGTGCACCTATTCATCACGGTCAAGGCGTTACATGTCTGATATTTCTGGCATTGACACACTCATGCCCCACACAAAAGCCTAACAGCTGCCAGCCGAAACTGTAGGCCTCTGAATCTGATCATGGCATGTTTTTCAACTGGTTTATAGATAGTGAAACAATGTTTATATTAACTGTCTAAATTTAAAACaggatgtttattttttatagtttgatacctctctctttttttcagttgaCAAACATTGCACTTGCAAAAGCCAACATTTGTAAGACTCCCAACAAACAAATCCTAAtttcatggttaaaaaaatcataatgaTGTCCAGTTAAAATCAATACAGTAGTGCTGAATGAGTGCTGTTGCGCTCCTTTGCTGTGTTAATATTTAAGGAGCTCATGTTATGGCAGTTTATATGTTGATCGGTTTATGTTTGGAGTCTGCTAGAACAGATTTACAtgctttaatgattttttttaaaaaaaagcccaaaagtGCATAAAGACAagcaaacaaattaaaagaGGAAAATCCAAGAAGGCATAATAATGAGACATCGTTACTGAAAAAAGTTAGAACATAAAGTTTGCTTCGTCAGTTTTGCTGCACACACGTCTTCTCCCTGGGATTGAACTAAGCGTTTGGATactcataaaaacacagaatttcCTTTTAGCTGTAATACAGATAAATGCAGGTCTTCAAGCTGAGCTGCAAACATAAAAGAACGTACAACACAAGCAACAACGATTTTCTTGTTACACAACCAAAATGTTTCAAGACACACGGCTGGAAGCATCGTACACAAGTTTAATGTTAGAGGAGAAAACTTTTCTGGATGTTGAAGAAAGAGCAAAACTACTtggtgaggagaaaaaaaacccctctgtTTGGAGAATTGCTCAGCAGTATCAGCACAGTTACAGTATTAGTTGAATAATCATGGAAACTCTTGAAGTACTCAATGAGTCACACTCAGTGAATGGGGGTGGGTATCTGATAGGGCTGCACGATATATCGAAAAAATATCGTCATCACGATATTGGCACGTGCGATAGGCATATCTAAAAAATGCACGataatttctaattatttaatgtataaatcaCGTCTTTCTTATGTCCGCACTTTGGACCAATCCCGCGCGACCTTAAATGTGAAGGTGCCGCGTCGCTATTGGCCAGAGCGAGCACATGCTCTCAGCGGCGCAGggagcacgtacacacacagaaggaaaacaagcatgGCGGGAATTGAAGAGACGAGTCGAGACGAAAACAGAGAGCATTTGGGACGACTAcggtttttccacacaggacGAGTCACAGACACAAGTTCTTTGCAAGTCATGCCGAAAAATCGTGGCTATGTCAAGAGGAAACACGACAAACCTCCTTCAATACAACCACAAGGAACTTTACAACGTATATTTAACATCTAAAAACCCACAGCCTACTCCGGTAAAGTCAAGCAAACGAAAGGCAAGTtcacaaactaacataaatgaTAGTTTCGCTTCTCCCGCTCCTTATGAGAAGGCAGagctcagtgaagtggatttttaTGCTAGCACTACTGACTTGTGGTCCAGTCGAACCACTGAGCCATACATGAATTTTACCGTGCactttttgacatgcaaatttgagcTCATTACTCGCTGCCTATAAGTAGCATACTTCCCCGAGACACACACTGGTGAAAACATTGCTGCTGCCCTGCGGGATGTTTTGAACAACTGGAACTtgcccaaacacaaacaagtggcCATCACAACAGATAACGGAGCGAAcgtggtgaaggctgctgaggtcAACAACTGGTTCAGAGTGCAGTGCTTTGGCCATCGCCTGCATCTGGCAATTGGTAagtgttaaagataaaaaattactCTCAAGACATATAGCCCTAATGTactataacatttaaatgaaaaacaaacaaacatgtgaacatgtttgtttatatgttaaataaatgcaacatttgaaatgcatatttgttgttggtatacattttatagattttttttttttcttattggtcatgtatattgcatttttaggtaaaaagaaaaaatatcgcgACAATATCGTTATCGCAATACTAGACCTCCATATCGCATATCGCACTAATTTCCAATATCGTGCAGCCCTAGTATCTGACATTCTCTCCAGCTCAACTTAAATTCAGTGTTTCCCCTTGGTTCTCTGCTTTGGGAGGGTGGAGgtcacagtcaccaacctcatgaAAATTGAAGC is drawn from Archocentrus centrarchus isolate MPI-CPG fArcCen1 chromosome 8, fArcCen1, whole genome shotgun sequence and contains these coding sequences:
- the qtrt1 gene encoding LOW QUALITY PROTEIN: queuine tRNA-ribosyltransferase catalytic subunit 1 (The sequence of the model RefSeq protein was modified relative to this genomic sequence to represent the inferred CDS: inserted 1 base in 1 codon; deleted 2 bases in 2 codons), with the translated sequence MAATIECGADTDVSENSMSLKKALSVASPLSLRIVAECSVTKARACDLILPHCTVSTPVFMPVGTQGTLKGITVDQLEGLGCQICLGNTYHLGMRPGPDLIEKANGLHGFMNWKRNLLTDSGGFQMVALVELSEVTEEGVKFKSPYDGKEILLSPEKSVSIQNSLGSDIMLQLDDVVSSTVTGPRVEEAMHRSVRWLDRCIAANKXPDKQNLFAIIQGGLNGELRKACLDEMTKRDVPGFAIGGLSGGEEKDDFWRMVTLSTDHLPSEKPRYLMGVGYAVDLVVCVALGCDMFDCVFPTRTARFGSALVPWGSLQVKHKQYAKDFQPIDPDCQCPTCKKHSRAYLHALFKSDTAAMHHITIHNIAYQLTLMRSVRESIVEGRFPEFIRTFMKRLFPSGDQYPSWAVDALASVNVTLD